DNA sequence from the Parasphingorhabdus cellanae genome:
CCAAAACCTCGCGGTAGATATCCGCCTTTTCGTCAATCGCCAGCCGCTGCGCTGGCTCCAGCTTGATCGGGACAGCGAGCGGCTCGCCCGTCGCGTCATCGAATAAGGGCGATTTTTTAAGCTCTGGGTTGAACCGCGCTTTGATGGTGCGGACCAGCAAATTCCATAACATGCCCGGCATGCTTGCGGTTCTGACCTGACCCAAGTCGCCGACGCCGGATGCGATCGCGACATGCTCGACCTCCCGCCCCAGCACCGCATCGGTTTTGCCAGCGTCAAAGGCTGAGAGGATCAGCGACAGAAAGGCAAAGCGGGTGCTGCTGAGTGTATTGGCAATCGGGGTCTGGCAATCGTTGCAATACCAGCGCAGCAGCGGACCGCCGGTGACGGTTACGCAAGCAAGCTTGTCTTGTCCCTGGCTCAGGGTGAATTTCGCGGAGTCCATCTGATAAACATGCGTCCCGGCATGGTCGTCGAGCATCCGCTTTTCCTTGCCGAGATAATGGGCAAAGGCCTGGCAGTCGTTGCAATGGCACACCAGACGGCGGCCGGTTGGCGGGGTTGATTCGGTAACGGCGCCTTTAATCGCGCCGCATTGGCATTGGAAATCAAGGGTTTGAGAGGGGTTGGCGGTGGGGGTCATACGCAGTCCTTATACACATTTTGCAACCCCACGGGGCGCAGGCTTTATCCCCAAAGCCGGGCTCGGTGCAAGCTTATCCTCCCCACCGTGGTGAAGGGAAACGGCGGACGCCGGGAACGTCACCCCATCTGTGGCTCTGCGCTGGGTGGATCGCGGCAGGTGACTCGTTCCACCCTGCGCAGGGGCACAGCGGACTTACAATGCCTTCAAACCGGCACTTTCGACGACATTATGCGTGATATAATCCGCTGCCATCCCGGCCAGTTCGCGGCCGAGATGCCAGTCGAGAATCTGCATATCGGGGATGATCGGCGGGTTGACGAGAATGTCGTGCTCGCCCAGCATTTCCTTCGACGCCATGCGGCTGGCGACGACCATAGATCGCGACATGATCTCGACGATGGAGGGGAACTCCGCCTCGCGCTTGCGGCGCAGCAGCACGTCCTTCATCAGGGTCCAGCGCCCCCGAATATCGTCATATTCGACATTGGTGCGCCAGACTTCATCGGGATCGCCCAGCGACACGACGATATTCGGTCCGGTTTTCAGGCCGTGCATGACTTTCACCGGGACATTATCGAGCACCCCGCCATCGACCAGGATGTTGCCCTCGCCGTCAATGAAGGGCGGTAAAATCGTCGGCAGGGAGCCTGACGCGCGGACACATTCCCACAGCGGCCCGCGCCGGTGGACGTGCAGGCCGTTGGTCGATAAATTGGTAGAAACTCCAAAGAAAGCAATGGGTTGGTCGGCTATGTCCTTGGTCCCGTAACGGCTGCGCAGCTCCGCATCGAACACCGTCGGGTCGAGCAGCGAGTAGAGCGGCAGGGTCAGCCGGCGCATCGCCTTGGCTTTGATGAACATGGCCTCCATCTGGTCCAGCGTCTCGTCCACCGTCATGCCGCGCGCAATCGCCCCGCCCATCGCCGCGCCTGCGCTCGCCCCGCCAATGAAGTCAATCGGGACGTTCGCCTCTCTCAGCGCCTGCACGACGCCGAGATGCGCGCAGCCCAGCGCGCCGCCGCCGGCCAGCACCAAGCCGACTGCACCGCCGGTCAGGAAGCGCGCGACCTTAGCAAAGTCGGCATCGCTGTCGAGCGCGACATGATGGTGCAGCTTGGGATCGCGCGGGTCGATCCACACCGCGCTTTTGGTGATCGTCTTCTCGGCCTTCTCGCGGACCAGAAGCAACGTGCGCTGCGGCGGAGCGATCCAGCGCATTGCGGTCTGTTCCATCGCATTGGGTTCCGGTTCGGCGCGGCCGGGACGCCCCATCATAACCAGCGCATCGGCGTTGCGACAGACCTGGCTGCCCCACTCTTCTGACCCGCTGCCATCAATCAGGACATAGGCGCCCTTGGCCTCCTGCTCCGCCAGCCAGGCCTGATAGGCGGCGCTGTCTGAGGCTTCATTGGTGCCTTGGTCCACCGCGATCACCGGCGTGTCGGCTTTCACCACCGCTTCAAACGCCTCGGTCAACCGCGCCAGAAAGCCATCAGGCAACTGACTGGTTCCGGCGGGGATCAGCGCGATAACCCGCGGCGTGCTGCTGGATACGGAACCGGCACGGCTAGTGGCAACCACCAACCGTTCGGACACCAGTTTGAGCATCGCCTGCGTGAGTTCAGGGTGCGTCTGCGCAATATCGTCAAAGGCGCTGCGCGAGACCTTGAGAACCACAGAGTCGCGGGTCGCAATGACATCGGCGGTCCGCTTTCCGCCGGCAAAAAAGGCGAGCTCGCCTACCGCTTCGCCGGCTTCGATATGGGCGACAATATGGACCTTGTTGACCACCACGCGGAACCGGCCGGATTCAACGAAGTACAGAGCATCGGCATCATCGCCCTGGGCAACCAGGATCTCGCCGCCGGATATAGCTTTCAGTGTCGATACCGATTCCAGCGCATCAATCGCGGCCGCAGATACGCCGTCAAACAGCGCATGCCGGGCCAGATTTGGGCCAGAAACCGGTACTAAGCTCATTCGATCCCCTCAACAGGTGCGACCCCGTTGCTTCGGTTATCGGCGGTTATGCCCCGATAATCAATGGCTTTTCGTGTCGGTCCTGCATCCTAGCCAAAGGCGCAGATCAAACCGCGATTGGGCGCAACCTTGTTGGCCAGCATCTCCAGATAAGCGCTTTGCAAAGCATCTTGTCCAGCCATATGTTCGACCGATAAATGGCCCTGCACGCTAGCGACAAAGGCCGTAAATTGCTCGTCCACCATCGCGCGAAATGTCGCAGGGCCGACTTCTTTCATCAGCGATTCCGCTACAGTCGGCGCAAAGAACAGGACCGGCTTTGGTCCTTTCAGATCGCCGGTTCCATCACGCTCCTCAAAATGGGTGGCCCCGACCATGGAACTGAATTTCAGATTGTCCTGCCAGTGATCATGGATCGCCGCGAGCAGCTTGCTGTTACCGGCAAAATCGACTGAGACGGTGGGTTGATCCTTCACCGCCTTGCCAAGATCATCATAGGTCAGCACTTGATCGTAAAGTCCCGTCTTGTCGACAAAATCACGGTTGGGCGGCGACGTCAGGCCGATACGCTTGATATCGGGGCTCAGATTTTTGGCCACCAATGCCAGACCCAAAGCCGTTTTCGATGAGGCACTGGTAAGCAATACAGCCTCTGCGCCATGCCATTCGGCCTTGCGCATCATGTCCTCGATCAGAAAGCTGGTCGTGAATAGCGGTTGATAGAGTGCACGCTCAGCTTCCATCTGTCCGGCATCCATACCCAGCCGATTATATTGATTGTAGATAATCGCAAGGCCCTGGCGATGTTCCGCGCTATCGACAAAACCGGCATTAGTAACGTTAGCGGGCGACACCACCAAATGGCTGGCCATTGGTAGATAACCATAGATCCGTTCGCCAACCGCAATATCAGCGTGGTGGGATGCCACCACCTTGGCGAAACCCCAGACTGGCACGATACCCCAATCCGCGTCGCCCGTTGGGAAGAAATTCCAATAGCCAAAGCCGTCACCCACCGCGGCATAAGTGATGTTATTGGCGGTCAGTGCATATTTCTCGATCTCCAGCAAAATCTGTCCATCGGCCAGTTCCGGGACCGGGTTATCGTGCCATTCGGCTTGGGGGAGATCGGATTTCTTTACCCAAAGACTGCTGATCTGGTCACTCATATGCGCTGCTCCATCTGAAAAGAATCACGTTATTGGTTTTGATTTTCTAACTTTATCATAGGCTTTCACAAGCGATTGGCAAAAGCATTTGCCAAAAACGGCGGGACTGCTAATCCTGTTGCGATTGTAATTAAATTACAGAGCAAATTTCAGCATCAAAGCATGCGAAACGGGGAGAATTTGAGTGAGTACAGCGCCAGTTTCGGGGTTTGAAGCCGCGATTAAGCCCGTCACCAACGTATCAGACTTTATCTGGGGCGGCAGCTGGAACGGGGAACCGGTTCTCGCCATTGCTGGCCAGCCAATCCCGCCGATGGTGATCATCCTTTTGGGCGCTGGTATCTATTTCATGATCGGCTTGCGCGGCTATCCGCTGCGCCGTCTGTTTCCTGCGCTTGCCGGTCTGTTCAAGAAATCCGATGGCAAGGGCGCAGGCGAGATTTCACCCTTTGCCGCGCTTTCAACGGCCTTGTCAGGGCAAGTCGGGACCGGTAATCTCGCCGGGGTTGCAACCGCAATCACATTGGGCGGACCCGGCGCCATATTCTGGATGTGGGTCACGGCCCTGTTCGGTATGGCGCTGGCTTTTGCCGAAGGATCGCTCGCTGTGCGGTTCCGCGAAAAGACCGCCGATGGCGTCTATCGCGGCGGGCCGATGACCTATATCAGCATTGGCCTAGGACCCAAATGGACCTGGCTGGCAGTGCTCTTCTGTCTCGGCGCGCTGTTTTCCGCGCTGGTCACAGGCAATGGTATTCAGGCCAACAGCCTGGGCGATAGCGCCAATGAACTGTTCGGCGTGGAGGAATGGATTGGCGGCGCGGTTGCTGCCGTAGCGGTTTTTGCGGTCATTATCGGCGGTATCAAGTCCATCGGTAAAGTCGCTGAAACCATCGTTCCATGGATGGCTGCCGCTTATCTCGTGATGGCTTTCGTCGCGCTGATGATCAACCTGCCCTATCTGCCGGAAACCTTTTCTCGCATTTTTGCCGGTGCCTTTGGTTATGACGCAGCCGCTGGCGGGTTTCTCGGCGCCATGATCATGATTGCCATTCGGGCCGGTGTTGCGCGCGGGCTGTTTTCGAACGAAGCTGGTCAGGGCTCGACCCCGATCGCCCACGCTGTGGCACAGACCAATGACCCGGCGGCACAGGGCCGCTTTGCGATGATGGGCACGTTTATCGATACTATCGTGATCTGCACGATGACCGCGCTGGTCATGCTGACGGTGGCCGGTGACTTTACCGTGACTGATGCCAATGGCGTCAAAACAGCGGTCGAACATGCCTGGCAATCCGATCTTAACGGCTTTGCCATGACATCAGGCGCTTATGCTGCCGCCTTCCCGTTTGAACTGTTCAGCATTCCCATCGGCACACTGATCGTCTCGGTCGCGCTAATCCTGTTCGTGTTCACAACGTTGCTGACGTGGAGCTATTACGGCGAGCGCGCGATCACCTATCTTTATGATCTGCTGCCCGGCGCGTCGCTAAGCGGAGAGAAGAAGCTGCATTTCATGTGGCGGGTCGTGTGGTGCGTGGTCATTTTCTTCGGCTCCTTCGCGCCGCTGGAGCTGGTCTGGCGGCTCGGCGATATTTCCAATGCGGTGATGACCTTGCCGAACATTGTCGCGCTGCTGGCCCTATCCGGCGTAGTCTTTGCGCTGGCGAAAGGCAATCGCACCGCAGGCACTGATCATGGGCGTGAAACGCCGGTTGAGCTACAAGAAGAAATCTCGGGAGCGCCGGGGCATTAGTTTGATTCTTTATTTAACCTCAAGCGCCGGGTGCGGGCATCCGCCCGCTTGGCTTTCCTCGCATAAGCTCGGGCGCGCGGTCGCGCTTGCCTCCGCTTCGCGTCGGATCGGCGCGACCTTGAGAGATATCACCAAACCGAGCGCAGCGAAGGCAAGGCCGACCGGCCGCCGCGCCTTATTGGCGCGTAGCCAAGGCGACGGATGTCGCCGCCCGGCGCTTGAGGTCCAATAAAAATGCTCAAACGTCTCTATGAATGGATGCTCAACAAAGCAGGCCACCCGCACGCCACGAAATGGCTCGCCGGATTCAGCTTTACCGAATCCAGCTTCTTCCCGATCCCGCCGGATGTCCTGCTCGCGCCGATGTGTCTCGCCAAGCCGGAAAAGTCTTTCTGGTATGCGTTTATTTGCACGGTCTCGTCGGTTCTCGGTGCGCTACTCGGCTATGCCATCGGTTTCTTCCTGTTTGAAACCATCGGCATTGCGATCCTCGACTTCTACGGCATGGCAGACAAATTCGATACATTTGCGCAGAGTTTCAATGAGCAGGGCTGGGTCGTGGTCATCCTCGCCGGGTTCACGCCGCTGCCGTTTAAAGTGATCACCATAGCGGCTGGCAGCACTGCGATGCCGCTCTATATCCTGATTATTGCGGCGATTATTGCGCGTTCGGCGCGCTTTTTTCTCGTCGCAACCTTGCTGCGCTTTTTCGGCCCACCGATGAAGGAATGGATCGACAAGAATTTCGCATTGGCCACTACGGTTGGCGGAATATTGTTCGTTGGCGGTTTTGCGGCGGTGAAGTTGCTGGTTTGAGCAAGGGTTTTTTGTTTTTTTTAACCTCAAGCGCCGGGCGCGGGGATTCTCTTTTTAACCTCAGGCGCCGGGTGCGGGCATCCGTCGCCTTGGCTACGCGCCAATAAGGCGCGGCGGCCGGTCGGCCTTGCCTTCGCTGCGCTCGGTTTGGTGATATCTCTCAAGGTCGCGCCGATCCGACGCGAAGCGGAGGCAAGCGCGACCGCGCGCCCGAGCTTATGCGAGGAAAGCCAAGCGGGCGGATGCCCGCACCCGGCGCCTGAGGTTAAATAAAGAATCCTTCTTCCGCCCATATAAAATATTTCTAGCGATATTTCGGACACTTGCTTAAACGCAAATGATGAGCACGAGACAAGTTTCAAATAGCAACGATCCTGTGATCGAGCATGTCAGCCAGCTGATCGAGCCAATGCAAGGCGGCGAGAAGCCGAAAGAGCAATGGCGCATCGGCACCGAGCATGAGAAATTCGTCTATTGCACCACCGACTATCATGCCCCGACTTATGACGAGCCCGGCGGGATCAGGGACCTGCTGCTGGCGCTGCAGGAATTTGGCTGGAAGCCGGTTGAGGAAAACGGGAAAGTTATTGCCATGGCGGGCGATGACGGCACGGTCAGTCTTGAACCGGCGGGGCAGTTGGAACTATCTGGTGCGCCGCTCGAAAATCTGCACGAAACCTGCAACGAAACCGGCCGCCATTTACAGCAAGTAAAAGCCATTGGTGAGAAGACCGGCAAGGGCTTTCTGGGCATGGGCATGTGGCCTGACAAGACCCGCGCCGAGTTACCGATCATGCCCAAGGGCCGTTACGGCATCATGCTGAACCATATGCCGACCGTCGGCAGTCTCGGCCTCGACATGATGCTGCGTACCTGCACGATCCAGGTTAATCTCGATTATGCCAGCGAAGCCGACATGGCGCAGAAATTCCGCGTCGGCTTGGCCCTGCAACCGCTCGCCACCGCGCTATTCGCCAACTCGCCATTCACGGAAAACCAGCCCAATGGCTTTGAAAGCTTCCGCAGCCATATCTGGTCGGACACCGATCCGCACCGCACCGGCATGCTGCCCTTCGTGTTTGAAGAGGGTTTTGGCTATGAACGCTATGCGGAATATATGCTCGACGTGCCGATGTATTTCGTCTTTCGCGACGGCAAATATATCAATGCGGCGGGTCTCAGTTTCCGCGATTTCCTGAAAGGTGAATTGTCGGTGCTGCCCGGTGAGAAACCAACAATGGCCGACTGGAATGACCATCTGTCCACCGCCTTCCCCGAAGTGCGCCTGAAAAGCTTCCTCGAAATGCGCGGGGCCGATGGCGGACCGTGGAGCCGGATTTGCGCCCTGCCCGCTTTCTGGGTCGGACTGCTTTATGATCAGACCGCGCTGGATGCGGCCTGGGATCGGGTCAAAGGCTGGAGCATGGAAGAGCGCGAGGCCCTGCGTAATGCCGTGCCGAAACAGGGACTCAGCGCGCCGTTGCCTAATGGCGGAAAGCTGCTCGATCTGGCGGGAGAAATTCTCGATATTGCTTCCGCTGGTCTGACCGCACGCGGTCGGCTCAACACCAGCGGCGACAATGAAAGCGGCTTTCTCGACCCGCTGCGAGAGGTCGTCGCCAAAGGCAAATCCCCCGCCGCCCAGCTGCTCGATCGCTATCATGGTGAATGGGATGGCGATGTCAGCCGCATCTATGACGAGATGAGTTTTTAGGGGCCCCCGCCGCAGGGGGGTGACGAAGGAGACCGGGTTGACGCGCCTGCGGAATATCAACCGCCATTTCAGGCGCTGTACTCCCGCGCAGGCGGGAGTCCATCTCCTCGTCGTCACGTCAGACACATGCATTTGGGGTAGCTGAGGAACAGCCATCGCGCGATCTTCTGCTGGCGCGTGGTTTTCGGTCGAACTGGAGATAGGCTCCCGCCTGCGCGGGAGCACTGATTGCTTGTTGCACCGCTTTTTCATCATCTTGCTCCCACCATGTCGTCATCCTGAACTTATTTCAGGATGACGAAAAAGGATTGAGAAGGCAGACCAACCCATCTCTCCACCCAAACCTCTCATTTTGTAACGCAATTGCAACACTCGCGCTGGATTCCGCACGTTTCCGCCCCTTAACACCGCCGTAAACTTGACCATGGGCCTTCAGAGGGTCAGGGGTTTGCGCACGGGGAACAGGGAACCTCTCCGAATCCATTATCAAATTCATTGCCGGAGAACATCGTCATGCGCCGCATATCTGTATCTGCAATTTCACGTTTCGCGCTAGCTGGAGCTTTACTCACGGGCGGCATATCCCAACCTGTGCTTGCGCAGGACGAGGCGGGTGCGGATGATGACCAGCTCGGTACGATTGTCGTAACCGCCCAGCGGCGCGAGGAAAATATTCAGGATGTACCGCTGTCCGTTTCAACATTGAGCAACGATGCCCTGAACGCCGTACAATCTGGCGGTAATGATATTCGCAGCCTGGCTGGCCGCGTTCCAAACCTCAATATCGAAAGCTCCTTCGGCCGGACCTTCCCGCGGTTTTTCATTCGCGGCCTTGGCAATACCGACTTTGACCTCAACGCGTCACAGCCGGTTAGCTTGGTTTACGATGACGTTGTGCTGGAAAACCCAATCCTCAAAGGCTTCCCGGTATTCGATCTGGACCGGATTGAAGTATTGCGCGGTCCGCAAGGCACATTATTCGGTCGCAATACACCAGCTGGTATCGTGAAATTCGACACAGTGAAACCAGGTGAGACGAGTGGCTATGCGAAGGTTAGTGTCGCGCGCCTCGGCACCTATCAGGTGGAGGGCGCAGCTGGCGTTACCGATGATAATGGTTTCTCGGTTCGTCTATCGGCGCTTTATCAGCACCGTGATGACTGGATCGACAATATCGACAATGGCCCTGGCGATGATCTGGGCGGATATGACGACGTCGCTGCCCGTCTGCAGCTACAATATGAAGATGGTCCACTGACCGCAAGGCTGGTCGGGCAGGTCCGTACAATGGATGGTTCTGCTATCGTCTTTCGTGCCAATAGCTTTGCCACTGGCAGCAACGATCTTGTCGGCCTCGGCGGACCGGGTACAGAATTTGAGCGCGATTTAACCCGGTCGGATGGTATAAACTTCCAGAAGCTGAACAATTACAACCTCGGGCTGACAGTCGAATATGATTTCGGGCCGGTTACGCTGACCTCGGTTACATCCTATTGGGAAGGCGATTTGCAAAGTCGCGGCGATATCGACGGCGGCTTTAGCAACGACTTTCCATTCACCCCGCCGGGCGGGCCAGGTTCCATACCTTTCTCTGCCCAGACTCAGGATGATGTCCCAAGCCTCAACCAATATACCCAGGAAATCCGCGTTGCCTCGAACAATGAAGAAGGTCTTGGTTATCAATTTGGCGGCTTTTATTTTAACGAACGTCTGGACATTACAACGCTCGATTTTAGCAACCCACAGGATTTCATTCCCGGAGCAATAGCGCGTCAAAGGCAGGTCAGCGAAGCCTTCGGTATTTTCGGATCTATCTTTTATGCGTTCGATAATGGCCTGAAACTGCAGGGCGGCCTGCGTTATAATGACGACCAGCGCGACTTTGTTGCTGGGAGAACGTTTGATACTCGCAATCCTTTTGTCAGCAACGGCGGACCTGTTCCGTTCCAGCGCACCAGCGTGGATGCAAACTTGCTAACTTGGGATTTAAGCGCGCTTTATGAAGTCAGCCCGGACATTAATGTTTTTGCCCGCGCAGCCCGCGGCTATCGCGCACCGGCAATCCAGGGACGGCTGGCCTTTGGTCGCACACTATCGACCGCCACGGATGAGCGCACCATGTCCTATGAAGCGGGCATAAAAACCACCTTCCTGGATGGCCGTGCCCGGTTCAACCTGACAGGCTATTATTACAATACCGAAGATCTGCAGCTGACAGCTGTTGGTGGCGGTTCAAACTTCACCACTCTCCTCAACGCTGATGATGTCGAAGGCTATGGCTTTGAAGCTGAGTTGGAAGCGCGCCCGGTGGAAAATCTGACTTTCACCGTTGGTGTTGGCTATAATGAAAATGAGATCAAGGACGATGATCTTGCGGTAGCTGGGTGCGGCGCGCCCTGCACCGTTCTGGACCCCGCCGTGGCGGGCAGTCCGGGTATTTTCTCTATAGATGGCAATACCTTACCGCAATCTCCCCGCTGGACGGTCAACTGGACTGCAGGCTATAATATCCCGCTTGGCAGCGGCGAGCTTTACGCCTTTACCGACTGGTATTACCGTTCGAAAATCAACTTCTTCTTGTACGAGTCCATTGAGTTCAGCGACGATAGTTTGCTCGAAGGTGGATTGCGGGTTGGTTATCGCACAGGAAACGGCAAAATCGATATTGCCGGGTTTGTGCGGAACATCACGGGTGATGAGTCCGCTGTGGGCGGCATTGACTTCAACAACCTGACCACATTTGTAAATCAGCCGCGTATTTATGGCTTGGAGATTGGTACGAAATTCTAGGCCTTGTGCCCCGGCGCAGGCCGGGGTCTATCTCCAGACATCGCGATTATATACAGCCGTTTTGGGGCGCTGTTGAACCCGAACCCTTCGCCTTCCAAACCATAACGCTTTTGATGACAGTTAGGAGATGGGCCCCCGCCTGCGCGGGGGCACCGGCCTGCCCTAAAACTCAAACGCCGATTGTCCCGCCTCACCGGCCGACGCTTCTTCCGCCGCCTCAACCACACCCTCAAGGTTCGCCAGCGTCAGGCCCAATAGCCGCACGCCATTTTCAACCGGCATGATGCTCGCGAGCAATTCGCGGCCGATATCGGCAAATTCCGCCTTGCCCTCGATATTGCGCTCCAGCGATTTTGACCGGGTGATCTGCCGAAAGTCCGCATATTTGGCCTTCAGTGTCACTGTCCGGCCGCGCGCACCGGATTTCTCGATACTGTTCCAGACGATCTCGATAATCTTCTCCATCGCTTCTTCCAGATCGGTATCGCTGACCAGATCACTGCCATAGGTGCGCTCTCCGCCGACGGATTTGCGGATACGATTGGGTTTGACCTCGCGGTGGTCGACACCGCGAGAGGCGCGGAACAGATAACCGGCCGACTTGCCAAAATGCTGGCGTAGAAACTCCTCCGACTGCGCCCGCAAATCCGCGCCGGTATGGATATTGAGCTTCGCCATCCGCTCCCCTGTCTTTGGCCCCACGCCAAAGAAACGTCGCACCGGCAATTGCGCGACAAAATCCGCACCCTGATGGGGTTTGATGACGCACATGCCATCGGGTTTGTTCTGGTCAGACGCGATCTTGGCGATAAACTTGTTGTAGCTCACCCCGGCACTGGCGGTCAGCTGCGTCTGCTTCTTAATCTCGGCGCGGATCATTTCGGCAATCCGGGTGGCATTGCCAATCCCCATCTTATCTTGGGTCACGTCGATATAGGCCTCATCCAGCGATAGCGGCTCGACCAGATCGCTATGGGTGCGGAAGATGGCGCGGATCTGCTGTGACACCTCCCTATAGACATCAAAGCGATGCTTGACGAATATCAGGTCGGGACAGCGCCGTTTCGCGGTGACCGATGGCATGGCGGAGCGCACACCAAATTGCCTTGCTTCATAGCTTGCCGCCGCAACCACGCCGCGCGCGGCCGATCCGCCGACGGCAACAGGCTTGCCGCGCAATTCGGGATGGTCGCGCTGTTCAACACTCGCAAAAAACGCATCCATATCGATATGGATGATTTTGCGGATGCCGAGCTGTTCCGTCATCGTTCGGTTTCGGCAGCCTTGCGGTATCGTTCCATCACCGCCGCAGGAACTGCCATCCGGACCATCGGCGGAAAACTCGCCCGCGCGCCGCAGCTGACATAGTTCATCGCCGGGCTATCGTCTTCACCCAGAAACTTCCCGCGCTTATAAATTTCAATCTGTCCGTCATGATACCGCAGAACCGGGTAGTTGCGGGCCACACCATTTTTGGATTCCGCTATGCTGTACCAACCGGTAGCCGGATCAAACCGCAAACCTTTGATACCGAGATTGCATAGATGTGCATTGGCCCCGACTGCATCGCCAGAAGCTTCAAGGCTGCCATCCACGCTGCGTTTGACCCAGAGGCTGGAGCGCCCCGCTCCCGCCAGTATCGGCACCAGCTGCGTATAGCTTGGCGATTGTTTGATATCGTCCGTTAGCGGCAGAACGTCTTGCAAGAACAAAGCCTCTTCGCCGGGCCTCAACCAATCTTGTTCCCCCAAAAGCCCAATTAACTGTCCAACCCGCTTATCATAAGACCGGCGTAAACAATCGGTCGGATATTCCGCAGCACCGCAAGTATTGCGCTGTTTTAGCCACGCTTTCTGGCTCGCTTTCACGCCGCCGCCCTGCTTGCGAGCCCGT
Encoded proteins:
- a CDS encoding TonB-dependent receptor; its protein translation is MRRISVSAISRFALAGALLTGGISQPVLAQDEAGADDDQLGTIVVTAQRREENIQDVPLSVSTLSNDALNAVQSGGNDIRSLAGRVPNLNIESSFGRTFPRFFIRGLGNTDFDLNASQPVSLVYDDVVLENPILKGFPVFDLDRIEVLRGPQGTLFGRNTPAGIVKFDTVKPGETSGYAKVSVARLGTYQVEGAAGVTDDNGFSVRLSALYQHRDDWIDNIDNGPGDDLGGYDDVAARLQLQYEDGPLTARLVGQVRTMDGSAIVFRANSFATGSNDLVGLGGPGTEFERDLTRSDGINFQKLNNYNLGLTVEYDFGPVTLTSVTSYWEGDLQSRGDIDGGFSNDFPFTPPGGPGSIPFSAQTQDDVPSLNQYTQEIRVASNNEEGLGYQFGGFYFNERLDITTLDFSNPQDFIPGAIARQRQVSEAFGIFGSIFYAFDNGLKLQGGLRYNDDQRDFVAGRTFDTRNPFVSNGGPVPFQRTSVDANLLTWDLSALYEVSPDINVFARAARGYRAPAIQGRLAFGRTLSTATDERTMSYEAGIKTTFLDGRARFNLTGYYYNTEDLQLTAVGGGSNFTTLLNADDVEGYGFEAELEARPVENLTFTVGVGYNENEIKDDDLAVAGCGAPCTVLDPAVAGSPGIFSIDGNTLPQSPRWTVNWTAGYNIPLGSGELYAFTDWYYRSKINFFLYESIEFSDDSLLEGGLRVGYRTGNGKIDIAGFVRNITGDESAVGGIDFNNLTTFVNQPRIYGLEIGTKF
- the dinB gene encoding DNA polymerase IV; translation: MTEQLGIRKIIHIDMDAFFASVEQRDHPELRGKPVAVGGSAARGVVAAASYEARQFGVRSAMPSVTAKRRCPDLIFVKHRFDVYREVSQQIRAIFRTHSDLVEPLSLDEAYIDVTQDKMGIGNATRIAEMIRAEIKKQTQLTASAGVSYNKFIAKIASDQNKPDGMCVIKPHQGADFVAQLPVRRFFGVGPKTGERMAKLNIHTGADLRAQSEEFLRQHFGKSAGYLFRASRGVDHREVKPNRIRKSVGGERTYGSDLVSDTDLEEAMEKIIEIVWNSIEKSGARGRTVTLKAKYADFRQITRSKSLERNIEGKAEFADIGRELLASIMPVENGVRLLGLTLANLEGVVEAAEEASAGEAGQSAFEF